The following proteins are co-located in the Microcystis wesenbergii NRERC-220 genome:
- a CDS encoding ATP phosphoribosyltransferase regulatory subunit yields the protein MIHQPPAGTRDLLPLEVTQKGWINDRLQSVFQRWGYQRIVTSTIEWLDTLTAGGAIDPTTVIQLHGDSQGLSGLRPELTASIARSAVTRMSGESYPQRLCYRANVFRRPSASYHGRQVEFYQAGVELLFSGGLLADAEILLLLADCFDSLAVPNWQIILGEAGLTRSLLSPFPGPLREQVKRCLALLDYVSLENLPYPNEILRQQARQLFHLRGNPEDVLAQVAVLAQEESAQKAVNNLKSLVELLNADRSGPFPLILDLSLIQTFDYYTGIVFKAVSYHQQNLSILGQGGRYDQLLGVFHPQDQSAPGIGFSLNIEELHESLLSGQTLPSKAPPLDWLLIPLGNNAQIATFSKARSLRNGDPNLRVAIDLGGRSEAQIRTYARDRMIKNLAWVQEDGSVIEESL from the coding sequence ATGATTCATCAACCCCCGGCGGGGACCAGGGATTTATTACCCCTAGAAGTTACCCAAAAAGGCTGGATTAACGATCGCCTTCAGTCTGTCTTTCAGCGTTGGGGCTATCAAAGGATCGTCACCTCCACCATTGAATGGCTCGATACCCTCACCGCAGGCGGTGCGATCGATCCCACCACCGTAATCCAACTCCACGGGGATAGCCAAGGACTATCGGGATTACGCCCTGAATTAACCGCTTCCATTGCCCGTAGTGCCGTCACCCGCATGAGTGGGGAGTCCTATCCCCAACGTCTCTGTTATCGGGCTAACGTTTTTCGTCGCCCTAGCGCCAGTTATCACGGTCGTCAAGTGGAATTCTATCAAGCGGGGGTAGAACTGCTCTTTTCTGGCGGTTTACTAGCTGATGCCGAGATTTTACTGCTCCTGGCCGACTGTTTCGATAGTTTGGCCGTCCCTAACTGGCAGATTATTTTAGGAGAAGCGGGTTTGACTCGTTCCCTACTTTCCCCTTTTCCAGGTCCCTTGCGGGAACAGGTGAAACGCTGTTTAGCCCTCCTGGACTACGTTAGCCTCGAAAATCTTCCCTATCCCAACGAAATCCTCCGGCAGCAAGCCCGACAATTATTTCATCTGCGCGGTAATCCTGAGGATGTCCTCGCACAAGTGGCAGTATTAGCCCAGGAAGAATCGGCCCAAAAAGCCGTTAATAACCTTAAATCCCTAGTCGAGCTGCTTAATGCTGATCGCTCTGGTCCTTTCCCCCTAATTCTCGATTTAAGTCTGATTCAAACCTTTGATTACTACACTGGCATCGTTTTTAAAGCGGTTAGTTATCACCAGCAAAATCTCAGTATTTTAGGCCAGGGCGGACGCTATGATCAATTATTGGGCGTTTTTCATCCCCAGGACCAATCGGCTCCGGGTATCGGTTTTTCCCTGAATATCGAAGAACTGCACGAAAGTTTATTATCAGGGCAGACTTTACCCAGTAAAGCTCCTCCCCTCGACTGGTTACTTATCCCTTTGGGTAATAACGCCCAGATAGCGACTTTTAGTAAAGCTCGCTCTCTTCGCAACGGTGATCCTAATCTGAGAGTGGCGATCGATTTAGGTGGTCGCAGCGAGGCACAAATTCGTACCTATGCCCGCGATCGGATGATTAAAAATCTCGCCTGGGTGCAAGAAGATGGTTCCGTGATCGAAGAATCTCTCTAA